The Panicum virgatum strain AP13 chromosome 3N, P.virgatum_v5, whole genome shotgun sequence genome includes the window ATTGCCCGCAGGTCCTGGCTCGCTAACGATGAGGAGATCATGCTGGACATGGCGACATGCGCGATGGCGTTCCGCCTCCTGCGTTTGCATGGATACGATGTCTCCTCCGGTAAGCTAAAGACCTCCAGTCTCCTGCTTGGTTTTGGTTAAAAATCCTCGCATTCGGATCGAAATCACCAAACTGAACGCAAAGCGTCGTCGTGGCGCAGATGGGTTGGCCCAATTCAGCAACGAGTCCAGTTTCCATGGTTCAATCCAGGGCCATCTCAACGACACCGAGGCGTTGCTAGAGCTGCTGAAAGCCTCGCACGTCCAGATCACGGACGACGAGCTGGTCCTGGAGAGCATCGGCTCCTGGTCGTCCCAGCTCCTGAAGCAACAGCTGTGTTCCGGCAGGATATCCAGACATGTTGACCCTGCTGAGGTAGCCGCTGCTATTGAATCTCTGCGACAAGGAAGCATTAGGACCCCTTTTCGATCTAGCGATTTGGTGGTCGGTGCGTTAGTTTCGTATGTGTGGGATGTTATATATGTTTTGTTTCCAGGTTGAACATGTGCTCAAATTTCCCTTTTACTCCAACGTGGACCGGCTAGAGCACAGGTGGAACATCGAACACTTCAAGAAGCAGAACTTCCAGAAGCTGAAGTCGGAATACCGGTGAGAAGAGATACATCATTGATTGTCGCCCTAGattttattatattatattatattatattatttatttatttatacatatatagatatatacatatatatatatagatatatacatatgtatatatctatatatatgtatatatacaattatacatacatgcatatacgcgcacacacacatacataaTATAGCATCTGATGATTGATCTGATGAGATTTTAATCCCGTCCATCGATGGATCCGTCGTCGGATCAGCACTTGTGACGCAGATGAAGAAATTATGTCGCTAGCTGTGGATGAGTTCCACTCTTGTCAGGCTGCTTACCAAGAAGAGCTTCGGTGCATCGAGAGGTCCGGATCTCAAGAACTCCATCAACCCTCCTCATCGCTGGGGATGAGATGAGGAATTGAAATTCCCGCTCTACAAACCAGTGGGGATGAGATTAAACTGATcaaaacttttattttttttcccctCTACGATCCATCCATCTCTTTAACGTTTAAACAGGTGGGTGAAAGAAGTGAGGCTGGACGAGCTGGACTACGCGAGAGTGATGCCGCTGATCTGCCTGCTTCCGTCCGCTTCCACCATGTTCCCCGCCGAGCTGTCCGAGGCTCGCATCGTGGCAGCCAAGACCAACATCCTGGCAACCATCGTCGACGACCTCTTCGACGTCGGGGAGTCGAGGGAGGAGATGGAGAACCTCGTCACCTTGATCGAGATGTACCTGCCTCGGCCACACCTTAGAGATAACCTATCCTTCACCAGCTGATGCTTCGGTTCCTTCTGATCTGATGATGAATGGGTATGCAGGTGGGATGCGTACGAACGAGTTGGCTTCTTCTCGGAGCGTGTGGAGATCGTCTTCCGCGCCGTCTACGACACGAGCAACGACATCGCGGTGAGGGCCGCGGCGGTGCAGAACCGCAACATCATCCACCACATCGCCGAACGGGTAAGCCACGGCTCCATTAATTCCAGCAACGACGGACATCGATCAAGATCGAGCTAGCTCTAGCTGATGATGAcaacgctctctctctctctctctctctctctctctctcgaacACGTGCACGTGCAGTGGGCGGAGTTGGCTAGGGTCATGATGGTGGAGGCGGAGTGGCGAATGAGCGGGCACACGCCGTCCATGGACGAGTACATGGCCGTCGCGGAGCCGTCCTACGCGCTGGGCACCACCGTCCTCACGTTCCTCTACTTCGTCGGGCCGGAGCTCTCGGAGGACGTGGTCCGAGGCTCGGAGTACGGCGAGCTGTTCCGGCACATAAACATCTGCGGCCGCCTCCTGAACGACCTCCAGTCGTACGAGAGGGAGAAAGACCAGGGGAAGATCAACAGCGTCCtgctgctcgccggccgcctcggcggCTCCGTCGAGGCGGCCAAGGCGGAGCTGAGGAGCGTCATCGCGGCGTCCAGGAGGGCGTTGCTGCGGATGCTGGTCCGCGATGGCGGCGAGGTGCCATGGCAGTGCCGGCGGGAGTTCTGGAACATCTCCAAGGTGGTGCACCTGATCTACATGGAGGTGGATGGCTACGCGTCGCCCAAGGAGATGATGCGAGCGTCGAATGAGGTGGTGGTAGAGCCGCTACGGGTAGGGGGGAAGACGAAGACCCACACCTCGGCGGAGTCCTATTCATAGAATGCTTATACGAACTTTTTATTCAATTGATATAAATGGGAAGCCACACATACCTTCAGACCTTGGGGCCACAAAATGTACAAAGAGCATTTAACCCAATGAAATAGTTCTCAAACAGCAAaacaataataaaaatatactaTAAGCATAGTAATATAAAAATGCCTATCAAACAGAGAATAAGCATAGCGCGCAAAACATGCGAGTTCTCGGAGTAGAGGGGAGAGGGTGGAGCGGGATGAGGACAGGAGGGAAGCATGCGAGTTCGTGGTGGTCGCGCGACGGCCAGGGCACCTCGCAGCTCGGCCGGTGTTGGCGCTATCGAGCAGCAGCTTCACGGGACAAACATGACCCTCTGAGTGTTGTTGAGCTTGAGCATCCTACAGGCAACCTCGGAAGAGACGAAAGCATCGATGCAGGGCATAGCTGATCTGCTCGTCGCTGAGGCGGCGCGCGTCCCACCGGCTCTTAGTAACCCTCCGCGCCTCGGTGAGCTCGACACCCATGATGGCGCCCACGATGGCGCGCAGCCCAGCCTGGCGGAGGTCCGGACGGCCCAACCAATCTGCCCCGCCGCCCGCTGGTCAAACTTGTTGGCCACCTCCAGGCCGTTGTAGGCCCTGAGCTGCTCCGCGTCCTCCCTCACGCTGACGCGGGGATGAGGTTGTGGACGCCACCGGCGGGGCGGTGCATCGAGAGAACCTCCGCAATCCAGACGAGGaccggagggggggggggggagggggggggaggggggaggctgCGGCCGCCAGCAGGGCCGCCGGGGAGGCGCCGCGCGCGCAAGGTGAAGCGGCAGCAAGTACCAAGCTGTGCGGAGCAGATGGGGGGAGGTATAGGGGTGTTTGGTTACCTGAATCTAGGCCGAGCCAGGCTAGCCGGATGCAAGTGCAACGTGATTGGTTACCTGAACAACTGCTACGCCAGGCTCCCGAGATGCAAAAAAGGGCATCGTAGCTTGGCTCGCGCGATACGCAGATTTCGGGCATTCCTGCCGAGCCTGGCCCGTGCGGTGCAAGTTGATCTCTCGCGTAGGCAAAATAGCTGGTTGAGGACTAAACAATTAAACAGCAGCTCTGCTTAGCCGAGCTGTACACATCCAAGCAACCAATCACATAGCAGTTGCATGCCTTTAGCCTGGCCAAAGAGGGCCTCGGTGCGAGCCAGGCTAGGTCCCTGCAACAAACCAATTAGGCCCATAGTTTTCTATTTGTCCCGAGGCCCGTGGGCCGGCCCGAGGCACGTTTTTTTGGCCCGGTACAAGGCCCAGCCCGGCATGAACTTAAACGGGCCCGGGCTAGCCTGGCACGGGCGTCGTGCCGTGCCTGGACCGCGCCTTAGGCATGTGGgctggcccggcccggcacggttaGCCAGCGGCCCGACAGAAGCACGCGGGCTGGACCGAGCACGAAAGGCCCAACTAAATATTTACACACCCCAGCAGCCCAGCCCATCAATCTCTCCAAACCCTAACGGCCTAACCTCCACATCTCCCCTCTCCGTGCTCCGCCTCTCCCCATGCACTGAAGCGCCGACGCCAGCCCTCTCCGTGCTTCGGCTCTCCCCAAGCCCGCCACTCCCTTCGAGCATGCACTCCGCCCCTCTCCCCTCCGAGCCGTCGCGCGACAGCCGAGGCCGCACCTCTgacacaccgccgccgccccctcctcctccgggacgccgccgcccaccggtgTTGGCTTGCCTCCTCCTCCGAGCCGTGGCCGGGGCCGCCCCTCTCTCCGCGCGGGCACCGGCGAAggcatcttcctcctcctccaggaCACGGCTGCCGGCCgtcaccatcgccgccgcgccacctcctctccCCCACACCGCGACCGGCGGCGACCCCTTCTGTCCTCTCGAACCACGGCCGGCGGgccacctcctctcctcccgcgccgtggtggccggcgccgcccatcCTCCTGCGTCGTGGCTGCCGACGCCGCACGGCTGGCAGCTCGTCCGCGCCGTggcagccggcgccgctcggGCCGTCGGGTGCTTAACGGGCCAAACGGACCGGTAGGGCTGGCCCGGCACACAAAATTGGCCTCGGGCCGTGCTCGTGCACAGTGCCTAGCACGTGGGCCGGTCCGACCCGGCACGGATAAATAGTCGGGCCAATCGGGCCGGGCCTAATCATGCTGGGCCGAGTCGGGCCCGGGCCGTGctgtgccgggccggcccattGACCAACTATAGGGGGAGGTAGAACGAAACGGTGGCCGCGGGAGGGAGTGGGTATGCGCTGGCGGGTAAGCGGATTCGGTAAGAAAAAATTTTAGTTTTAGGCACAAACATCCCCTCACATTAAGTTTTTATGGGTTGACATCTTCGTCCACCCCATCCGCCGTGACAGATAGTCCGATGTGAGGGGTATGATGGGCCCGATCTCAGTgagaaatattttcaattattttcgatctttatagtatatagattttgaaaaaaaaaacttgttagaCAATCTTGCACGTTCACCTATTCCTGGTTTAGGCTTTGTTCGCTTATATGTTCAGTTATATGAGATTCATAATAAGGGTTTGCTTGGAAGACTGGTATTAAAACCAAAACAAGTGTAAAGTGTAAAATGCATCAGAGGGCCATCAACTTATAAGATGATGTCatttaggtccatcaacttaGAAATTTCACTTATGGGTCCATACTCTATAAACgtgtaatttgtgtcacttaggtctACAAACTCTAAAAATTCATTAGTAGATTCATAAACTTGTAGTTTGTTTCTCGTAATATGGGTGGAGAGGCGGAGGTGATGGCTTGGGAAAGGTGGAGGAGTTCACAGAGGACTCAACAACATGTATAGGGGATATTATGTCCTCCGTGACATGGGTGGCCGGATATGGTGGCGCTAGGTGTTGTGGTGAAACATCTCATAATGGCGTTAGATTTGGGTCAGTCCAGAGTAGTTCTCAATGAGGAATTAAAGGATACTTATGGATAGCGATATTGGGTCGATCTTTGTGGCCGCGTCTGTAACCCCACGACTCCTCATGGATGAACTTTATGgatctaaaaatgtatttttggaGCTTATGGAAGTGACACAAATTATAAGTTTATGGATCCAAAATGGACTTTCTGAGATTATGGGCctatattttcaaagtttatggaACTAAGTAAGATAAAATACAAGTTGATGGTTCTAAAAATGGACGTTTACAGTTTGTGGGCCTAAATGACACATCTTACATGTTGGTGGACTttagtgcattttactcaagtGTAAATTAAATTACAAACTCCTGTTTTTTTTCAAGCTAAACTCAAAATTGCTGTTTTGTTGGTCGGTGATGCTTATTTTATTACAGACGGTTTGGTCCAATAGAcccggtaaaaaaaatcatgtgcGGAGGCCTCATTATTTTTCCGAAGTTTTTCGACGCATAGCGTgccccttcctttcttccgcACGCTGCAACTCACTTCTCAGCTTCGTAACTGGCGGCGACCGGCAAGCTCTTCAAATTTGAAGAGTAGTAAGTCTGTCCATACTCATTGTACCCTAAATTGATCCTCTAAAAGAATATTCTATCATAGTCATTAATACTGTCTCTTCTGTATTCAATTCTTCCGTACTGATTCATACTCTATATCCatcctctataccaactaccacatATTTTATTCATCCACCACAACTATCATTTTTTAGTTTCCTTTTTttgtttcctctctctctcccccttccATTCGCCTGCTCTCTTTCTTGCTCTGCCAGAGACAAACTGAAGCGAGGAGAGCTCCACCCGCCGGCCCGATTACTCCCACCTCTGGCCACCAAAATCAAATCACCGCTGCCCACAGCTAGCATACCTTGCCGGCTACCTCCTCCACCTCTTGTTGCTCGGCTGCATGCCCCTGATGGCCGGGTATTGCAAGTTTCTGGACCATTATTATTACACACTGCCGGAGGTTGTTGCCcgttcgccgccggcggagcGTCATCAgtcgtcggcggtggcgagctgGACCTGGAGCAGCTCGTCCTCGGGGATGACGCGGATGTTGTAGTCGGTGCGCGGGTACGCGGCGCAGAGCGAGGAGTGGATCGGAATCGGGTGCGCGCACGGcggtctgcggcggcggcttggggcGCCTCGCCGACACAACTCGCTCGGCCTGCTCGCCTGCAGCGGCGCAGGGGAGGGCCGAAGTTGTTAGATGCAACTGCAAGAAAATGATGAAGAACAACGAAATCAAATCACAGAAAACACGAGGATTTAACATGGAAAATctctccaatgcgaagggtaaaaactaCGGGCGTCAGTTAGTAAGAAATTCACTATATCGGATGTGTGTACAATGCATAGCGGCGGCTTACAAAAGAAACGATGAACTGTGGAGCACAataaatttggatcacaatataacagaGCTCGCCCACAGCCGCAGCAGGGGAGGCCCACAGTGGCGGAGGCGTGCGGGCGGTGGAgtccctcctcggcggcggcggaggtgcggcggcgctccgggcgcACACGCGCGGCGGAGGCGTGCACTCGGGCGATGGCGCGTGCGGAGGCGTGCTCGGGGCCGAGGAGCGCGGTCGCTGGCGTGGGGCACGACGACTCCTCCCTCCTGGCCGTCtgcgccctccctctccctctctggcggcatcgcggaggtGCGTCACATGGCGGCCGGCTGTAGCGGCGCACGACATGAGTGGCGGAGGTAGGGGCAGCGCGCATGGCGGGGCTATGCGCGGGCGACCAGGCTCCTTCCCTCTCGCCGTGCGGGCTGCTTCCCTCCTCGCCGGCAAGGCCCCCTCGGGCGCCAGCGGCTAGGCTGCATCGGGCGCGGCAATGACTTCCGGCAAGCACGGGCCAGCAACGACCAAGACGGCCCCACGGGAATAGATTGCTCAGCAAGTCCGCTCCATTTTGTGGAAGAGAAGCCAGACGCTTTTTTAGCGTATGGCTTCGAGTACGCCGGTGCGGCCAATTTTACGGCAAATAGGTACTGGAGGACCGGATAGCGCATGCCATCTAAGTACCCAGTGCGAGCAGTCTAACCTCTCGTATTGGCTTGCCATGACTACTTCTTACCCTCCGAGATGGACCTTATCAAACTCCTCTCCCTCGGTCCGTCTTCTACCTCATCACCGCGATCGATCACGACCAATGTACAAAATAGCCCGCTATTAGTTTTTAGGAGATCTACCGCTAAGCTATACAATATTTGTCTGCTATGTCAGCTAAAGAGGTTTTTATATGATTTAGTGGTAATAAATGTCTGCTATATCCACTAAAAATGTAgttaaaagaaataaagaatcaaTATAAGTAGGGTGGACCATAGACAAAGCAGCACGAGCATAAGTGGGCAGTCAAGAGACGTGTTGAATCTATTTTAGAGTGTTAGACCTATTATGCTTCTTATTTTGTATGTAATTATTGGTTATTTTATCATTCCGCTAAATTATTTAGCTTTCACTATAGCTTTCGCTATAATTCTTTTAACTTTTTGGAAGGATTTCCGCCAAATATTTTATCCCGCTATTTTTTACACGTTTGTAAGGAGAAGGGGAAGAGCGGTCAGTTCGGGTCATAGCAGAACAAGGTAGCAACAAGCAAGCTGAGCAAAGACGGCCCGTGGCCCGTTCGCTGCCTCCTGCACCAAATTCTTATACATCGCGCGAGCACTGCTTTCGGTAGCGGCGAACGCATTCTCCTGCTTCCTCTGTTATCCTATAGCTAGCAGCGCTGGCTATAGCAGCGAATAGCCAGCCACCAACCACATGGACCCTTTCATATCCTCTCATTTATCATCTTTTCATTTTCTCATTTCAATTCTTTTGTCGCAGTCATGGTTGGTGAGAAATCAAGTGCACACCAATACAAGCTGATGGGAAGCGTTGTTGAAGGTGGAGTCATGGATGGCACTGCAATAGTGGCGGTGTTCTGTCCGAAGGCCGAGAAGGCGGCAGGATCGGCCTCATTGGGCTGTTCTAAGTGAGCATCAAAGGGAGACAACTCAAGTCTGGTACACGGAGGTTCGAGCATGGACAACTTCAAGGTGGCGTGCATATTCACCAAGGTGGAGTTTGTTGGATATATGTCGAATATGTATACAGTTCGGTTACGATTGGAGTTGAGTTATAATATGGTAGGTTAGGGATAGAGTTTGAGTCATACTTTGTATCCCTAGGGCCCATAAATATGAGGGCACTACTTTGTAACCGTGAGACGACTTGGCGGTTGGTGTGGACGGAGGCGTTGCCGCGGTGGTGCCTGGATGACGGTGTAGCTGCTATTTATGGGAGGAGTGCCCATGGTCATGCCTCGAGAATGTAGGCACATCGCCGAACCAATTGTTAGATTTAGTCCCGCATCAAAAATTGATGGTGGGAGAGCACAACATATAAGGTGGGGTAGTCCTCACCCATTAAactagtcttttgggttgagttagACCTAAGGCCTTGGTTGGTTGGGCTCTGGTTAACCTGAGGTCTGATAAGGCGCCGTCTCGTGGGTATAGCAGGCCGGGCCGGATTCCGCTGTGCACTCTAACACTAATAGATTTGAGATTTTAT containing:
- the LOC120666049 gene encoding dolabradiene synthase KSL4, chloroplastic-like, which encodes MTSLSLATSLHLALFGQRCPAARRPRSVAARAPPPQSHRFRRQPQLSLQPPRAGRTAGSHAGRRAAAGVLERRQKHAQEDRATAIRERLLGAEAPPPSAYDTAWVAMVPAPAGSGSPPAPRYPGCVDWILRNQRRDDGSWGPGDPSLRKDALSSTLACVLALRKWGAGGDAVERGLRFIGRNWSCVTDGSCDAPAGFGVIFPGMVAHAISMGLEIPLVPQADVDAVLRLRYSELIRGMAASGGSQAFMAYMAEGLGDLLDWDQAAAAYQRKNGSFFDSPAATAAAAIHSHNDRALDYLDSVVGEFGSAVPTVYPRSAYSRLRMVDTLEKMGISRSFLSEINTTLDMIYRSWLANDEEIMLDMATCAMAFRLLRLHGYDVSSDGLAQFSNESSFHGSIQGHLNDTEALLELLKASHVQITDDELVLESIGSWSSQLLKQQLCSGRISRHVDPAEVEHVLKFPFYSNVDRLEHRWNIEHFKKQNFQKLKSEYRTCDADEEIMSLAVDEFHSCQAAYQEELRCIERWVKEVRLDELDYARVMPLICLLPSASTMFPAELSEARIVAAKTNILATIVDDLFDVGESREEMENLVTLIEMWDAYERVGFFSERVEIVFRAVYDTSNDIAVRAAAVQNRNIIHHIAERWAELARVMMVEAEWRMSGHTPSMDEYMAVAEPSYALGTTVLTFLYFVGPELSEDVVRGSEYGELFRHINICGRLLNDLQSYEREKDQGKINSVLLLAGRLGGSVEAAKAELRSVIAASRRALLRMLVRDGGEVPWQCRREFWNISKVVHLIYMEVDGYASPKEMMRASNEVVVEPLRVGGKTKTHTSAESYS